One Phocoena phocoena chromosome 5, mPhoPho1.1, whole genome shotgun sequence genomic region harbors:
- the LOC136123275 gene encoding uncharacterized protein, which yields PPSPPSSPPPSPSPPSSPSPSPSSPSPSSPSSPSPPSPSSPSSPSPPSSPSPSSPSSPSPPSSSPPSPSSPSPPPPSPSSPPSPPPPSPSSPPPPSTSSPPPSPSSSPPSSPPSSPSPSPPSSPPPPSPSSPSPPPPSSSPPSPPPSSSPSSPSPPSPPPSPPPSPPPSSPSSPSSPSSPSPPSPPSSPSPSSPSPPPPSPSSPPSPPPPSPSSPPPSSPSPPPPSPSSPPSPPPPSPSSPPPSSPSPSPPSPSPSPPPSPPSPPPSSPSSPSPPSSSSPSPSSPSPSPPSPSSSPSPSSPSPPSPSPPSPSSPPSSLSPLPHPHHFLLAHSIFPICSLSQKSPTR from the exons ccaccttcaccaccatcatcaccaccaccatcaccatcaccaccatcatcaccatcaccatcaccatcatcaccatcaccatcatcaccatcatcaccatcaccaccatcaccatcatcaccatcatcaccatcaccaccatcatcaccatcaccatcatcaccatcatcaccatcaccaccatcatcatcaccaccatcaccatcatcaccatcaccaccaccaccatcaccatcatcaccaccatcaccaccaccaccatcaccatcatcaccaccaccaccatcaacatcatcaccaccaccatcaccatcatcatcaccaccatcatcaccaccatcatcaccatcaccatcaccaccatcatcaccaccaccaccatcaccatcatcaccatcaccaccaccaccatcatcatcaccaccatcaccaccaccatcatcatcaccatcatcaccatcaccaccttcaccaccaccatcaccaccaccatcaccaccaccatcatcaccatcatcaccatcatcaccatcatcaccatcaccaccatcaccaccatcatcaccatcaccatcatcaccatcaccaccaccaccatcaccatcatcaccaccatcaccaccaccaccatcaccatcatcaccaccaccatcatcaccatcaccaccaccaccatcaccatcatcaccaccatcaccaccaccaccatcaccatcatcaccaccaccatcatcaccatcaccatcaccaccttcaccatcaccatcaccaccaccatcaccaccatcaccaccaccatcatcaccatcatcac catcaccaccatcatcatcatcaccatcaccatcatcaccatcaccatcaccaccatcaccatcatcatcaccatcaccatcatcaccatcaccaccatcaccatcaccaccatcaccatcatcaccaccatcatcattatcaccactACCTCATCCCCATCATTTCCTTCTGGCCCATAGCATTTTCCCCATCTGTTCTCTGAGTCAGAAGAGCCCCACGAGATGA